One genomic window of Ciona intestinalis chromosome 7, KH, whole genome shotgun sequence includes the following:
- the LOC100179679 gene encoding protein disulfide-isomerase A5-like, with product MQRHKGALIILYARTCLYTVLDETWQSFVKENSKVLITIYYAGCPNCEVIRKELTECAKAAREQNIAVKIAVVDGEQYGSTIHRLWTKDMGTPTIFWYENGIKQFEYIKSRAAEELIKFIKNPKKPQEKKSYPDWSMQESADDIYFLDARGFDSFVKDQEHMMVVFFSPGCNACFNIRSQYEEAATRLDDIRSDVTMAAVNFAKARELSARFNVVSYPYFAYFKEGRFKFQYKGKPLADDIVEFMKNPKPPAEPDISENIPAEPESNVTSLTEETFNKFMKTHSNVLVMFSTPWCGHCRHFKPKYEKAADALKADGSLGKLASVNGNNEKNLLKEYNVYGFPTLLHFQNGENKDKYKGERTMESVVRFMKNATNETTLSEHPKPKTTDIIMKTKPQQVTALNSTTFEKFINSSEQVFIMFYAPWCGACKTSKDAFFQAAIEVYEELDYFKLAVINADKLSSLMKKYNLTGFPSFLFFKDGRFITKYRGTTDKKSFIGFLNDPPEEKEETEQKPSSSSSQQWISEVGKVEHPNINNFEQFVRKYTHVLVFFYINACEICLNQMKPEYTKAAEILRKERPAVRLAAVNGAWESKLMQQFGVDGFPTILYFSKGKKQYVYKGDWKTGSLVKFMKNPKEELAKKQKPTSWQDIKGVMFGGVVHLGNKTFDQFIAKQKHALILFHSLYFSRCIIAQEQFRISAMTFARETNVGFGAVDCHRQPEQGLVCYHLDVKKFPSYKYYLNGKLSKDLEFARTEEITDFMLAKIEQQKSREEL from the exons ATGCAAAGACATAAA GGTGCACTAATCATACTTTATGCGAGAACCTGCTTGTACACTGTTTTAGACGAAACATGGCAATCCTTTGTAAAAGAAAACtctaaagttttaataaccATTTATTACGCCGGGTGTCCAAACTGCGAAGTTATTCGAAAAGAGTTGACTGAATGTGCCAAAGCAGCAAGGGAGcaaaat ATTGCTGTGAAAATAGCTGTGGTAGACGGTGAACAGTATGGTAGCACTATTCACCGGTTATGGACCAAAGACATGGGAACTCCTACCATATTCTGGTATGAAAATGGAATCAAACAGTTTGAGTATATTAAATCTAGAGCAGCAGAAGAACTGataaaattcattaaaaa CCCGAAAAAGCCACAAGAAAAGAAGTCTTATCCTGACTGGTCAATGCAAGAATCCGCAGAcgatatttattttcttgatgCTCGTGGTTTTGACTCATTTGTAAAAGATCAGGAACACATGATGGTTGTCTTCTTCTCACCAG gATGCAATGCTTGCTTCAATATTCGATCACAATATGAAGAAGCAGCCACGAGATTAGATGACATCAGGTCTGATGTCACGATGGCTGCAGTCAACTTTGCTAAAG CCAGAGAACTATCAGCTCGTTTCAATGTTGTGTCATATCCatactttgcttattttaaagaaGGGAGGTttaagtttcaatacaaagGAAAACCTTTAGCTGATGATATTGTCGAGTTTATGAAGAA TCCTAAGCCACCAGCTGAACCAGATATCTCAGAAAACATTCCAGCAGAACCAGAAAGTAACGTCACATCTTTAACTGAGGAAACTTTCaataaatttatgaaaacTCACTCAAATGTGCTGGTCATGTTTTCCACACCGT GGTGTGGACATTGTCGTCACTTTAAACCAAAGTATGAGAAAGCAGCAGATGCATTAAAGGCCGATGGATCCTTGGGAAAGCTAGCCAGTGTTAACGGGAACAATGAAAAGAATTTACTAAAggaatataatgtatatgGATTTCCTACGCTCTTGCATTTCCA GAATGGTGAAAATAAGGACAAATACAAAGGAGAAAGAACTATGGAATCTGTTGTAAGATTTATGAAAAA TGCCACAAATGAAACAACATTATCAGAACACCCAAAACCTAAAACCACTGACATAATTATGAAAACCAAACCCCAACAAGTGACTGCTTTGAACTCAACAACATTTGAAAAGTTCATTAATTCTTCTGAACAagtttttatcatgttttatGCTCCAT GGTGTGGGGCATGCAAGACAAGCAAAGATGCATTTTTCCAAGCTGCTATTGAAGTGTATGAGGAATTGGATTATTTCAAACTTGCTGTGATTAATGCAGATAAATTGAGTTCACTGATGAAGAAATACAACCTAACA GGTTTTCCATCCTTTCTCTTCTTTAAAGATGGTCGGTTCATCACAAAATATCGAGGAACGACggacaaaaaaagttttatcgGATTTTTAAATGA tccTCCTGAAGAGAAAGAGGAGACAGAGCAAAAACCATCTTCATCATCAAGTCAACAGTGGATTAGTGAAGTGGGGAAAGTGGAACATCCAAATATTAACAACTTTGAACAATTTGTTCGGAAATACACTCATGTGTTGGTCTTCTTCTATATTAATG CTTGCGAGATCTGCTTAAACCAGATGAAACCGGAATACACAAAAGCTGCTGAGATTTTGAGAAAAGAGAGACCTGCAGTTCGACTTGCTGCTGTTAATGGAGCTTGGGAAAGTAAATTGATGCAACAGTTTGGTGTGGATGGTTTTCCTACCATCCTGTACTTCAG TAAAGGAAAGAAGCAATATGTGTACAAAGGTGATTGGAAAACTGGCAGTCTGGTAAAGTTCATGAAAAA TCCTAAAGAAGAGCTTGCGAAGAAACAGAAGCCAACATCATGGCAAGATATAAAGGGGGTAATGTTTGGGGGTGTTGTTCATCttggaaataaaacttttgatCAATTTATTGCTAAACAG AAACACGCTCTCATTCTCTTCCATTCACTCTACTTCTCACGTTGCATCATCGCACAAGAACAATTCCGTATTTCTGCGATGACCTTTGCTCGTGAAACCAATGTTGGGTTTGGAGCAGTGGATTGTCATAGACAACCTGAACAAGGAT TGGTTTGTTACCACCTGGATGTAAAGAAATTCCCGTCATACAAATATTACTTGAATGGAAAACTCTCTAAAGATCTTGAGTTTGCCCGGACAGAGGAAATAACTGACTTTATGCTCGCCAAGATTGAACAACAAAAAAGCAGGGAAGAACTTTGA
- the LOC100177333 gene encoding protein disulfide-isomerase A5, whose product MNVVKRFTLAFASILLVLSLQEVECKKKDEFSKFVQEVDNVKSFKKLIRTKTNVLVLFAESDSAAQKRFSVFGEAGKISKGTATLAWVDCADKEGKKLCKKQKAKPSPVEIQHYKDGEYSSTYDRKFTVKSILAFLKDPKSDGPWEEEDGAEDVVHIESEKQLNKMIKKNKPLLVMFYAPWCGYCKRFKPVFAEAATEVKGQVVLAGLDAEGNKDSASIRQTYNITGFPKTIYFDKGKQLFDYSGGHTKQELIDWLEEPSEPKPKEPEPSWADDITDVVHLTDETFDPFLEENKKVMVFFYAPWCGHCKNLKPEWNKAATILKDEEAPEKLTAVDATQYSQLGNRYKVTGYPTVIYFENGEHKYDASSAFKRTAEGIVEYIKDPKPPPPPEKAWTEVESDVVHLDDSSFKSTVKKKKHSLVMFYAPWCGHCKKAKPEYQGAAAQFVDDKKVVFGAVDCTQNQKTCEIYDVKGYPTIYYLSYGKNEEKYQLGREESDFVKFMSGKTGVTKTEL is encoded by the exons ATGAATGTAGTGAAAAGATTTACGCTGGCATTTGCATCAATTTTATTG GTGCTGTCGCTTCAAGAGGTTGAATGTAAGAAAAAAGATGAATTTTCTAAGTTCGTGCAAGAAGTGGACAACGTAAAGtcttttaaaaagttgattCGGACTAAAACTAAtgttcttgtcctatttgcaGAATCAG acaGTGCTGCCCAGAAGCGATTCTCAGTGTTTGGGGAAGCTGGTAAAATATCAAAAGGCACGGCAACACTTGCATGGGTGGATTGTGCTGATAAAGAAGGAAAGAAG TTATGCAAGAAGCAAAAAGCAAAGCCTTCACCCGTGGAAATCCAACATTATAAAGATGGAGAGTACAGTTCAACTTATGACAGGAAGTTTACTGTTAAG TCAATCCTGGCTTTCTTGAAAGATCCGAAGTCCGATGGTCCATGGGAGGAAGAAGATGGAGCAGAGGATGTTGTTCATATTGAGTCAGAGAAACAACTTAATAAGATGATCAAGAAGAACAAACCGCTGCTTGTCATGTTCTATGCTccat GGTGTGGATATTGCAAGAGATTTAAACCCGTGTTCGCCGAAGCTGCTACAGAAGTAAAAGGACAAGTT GTGTTGGCAGGTTTAGATGCTGAGGGCAACAAAGATTCTGCCTCAATCAGGCAAACTTACAATATTACTGGATTCCCAAAGACAATTTATTTCGA CAAAGGAAAACAACTGTTTGATTATTCTGGTGGCCACACTAAGCAAGAGTTAATAGACTGGTTAGAGGA ACCTTCAGAACCAAAGCCAAAGGAACCTGAGCCATCATGGGCTGATGATATAACTGATGTTGTACATTTGACCGATGAAACTTTTGATCCTTTCCTCGAGGAAAATAAGAAGGTTATGGTTTTCTTCTATGCGCCAT GGTGTGGTCACTGTAAGAATTTGAAGCCTGAATGGAACAAAGCGGCCACCATACTGAAGGATGAGGAAGCACCTGAGAAGCTTACTGCTGTGGATGCTACACAATATAGTCAGCTTGGTAATAGATACAAG GTCACTGGTTACCCAACTGTAATCTACTTTGAGAATGGTGAGCACAAATATGATGCTTCATCCGCATTCAAACGAACTGCGGAAGGAATTGTGGAATATATTAAAGA CCCCAAACCACCCCCGCCCCCTGAGAAAGCTTGGACCGAAGTTGAGAGCGATGTCGTCCATCTTGATGATTCATCATTCAAATCTACAgtgaaaaagaagaaacattCCTTGGTCATGTTCTACGcaccat GGTGTGGACATTGTAAGAAAGCGAAACCAGAATACCAGGGAGCTGCTGCACAATTCGTGGATGACAAGAAG GTTGTGTTCGGCGCTGTGGATTGCACACAGAACCAAAAAACTTGTGAAATTTACGACGTCAAAGGTTACCCTACCATCTATTACTTATCATATGGAAAGAATGAGGAGAAGTACCAGCTGGGCAGAGAG gaATCGGATTTCGTCAAATTCATGTCGGGAAAGACGGGAGTTACGAAGACAGAGCTGTAg